From Pseudomonas sp. G2-4:
ACGGTAATCATGCAGCGCAGCTTCATCGTTCGCCGCTAGCTTCTCAACGATCCAGTCGCGAAAGGATTTCGCCCAGGGCTCGATGCTTTCAGGGCCGGCATTCCAGTCCAGATCGCCCAAGTTATGGGTGATGCTGCCAGAGCCGATCAGCAAGACACCCTGTTGGCGCAGGCTGGCCAGGGCTTGGCCGACCTGCGTCTGCAACGCCGGTCCCTGGCGACTGGGCAAGGAAATCTGCACCACTGGGATGTCCGCTTCGGGGTACATCAAGGAAAGCGGCACCCAAACGCCGTGATCGGAGGGGCGTTGAGGGTCGAGGCGTGCTGGCAGGTGCGCGGCATTGAGCAACTCTGCTACGCGTGCAGCCAGTTGCGGATCGCCCGGTGCGGGGTACTGCACTTCATACAGTGCCGGTGGAAAACCGCCGAAATCGTGCCAGGTACGCGGTTGTGGATTCGCGCTGACCACCAGCTCATTGCTTTCCCAGTGGGCGGACACGATGACGATCGCTTTAGGTCGAGGCAATTGGGCGGCGAGGCGGGTCAGTGCCGGGCCGCTCTCGCCGGGTTCCAAAGCCAGCATGGGTGAGCCATGGGAGATAAACAGGCTGGGCAGCATGAACGGGCTCCTGAGCGTTAAGATGGTGTCATCTTCCGCCAGGTCAATGATCTAAATCTAATATAAGTTTTAGCCCGTTTTGATCGAATTTTTGGAGTGAATCATGGAGCCGGAGTTTTGGCATAAGCGCTGGTCATCGAATCAGATCGGATTTCACTTGCCGGACGTGAACCCCTATCTGCAACATTTCTGGCCGCAACTGGGATTGGCCCAGGGCAGTCGAGTCCTGGTGCCCCTGTGCGGGAAAACCCTGGATCTGTTGTGGCTCGCCCATCAGGGGTATTCGGTATTGGGCGTGGAGCTGTCGGAAAAAGCCATTGTCGATTTTTTCCTCGAGCATCAGCTTGAGCCGAGCGTGGATGAAGAGGGCGCTTTCAAGGTGTTCCGTGCCGGTGACATTGAGATCCGCTGCGGTGATTTCTTTGCCTTGGGTACGCAGGAGGTGGCCGGTTGCACCGCGTTGTACGACCGCGCGGCGTTGATCGCCTTGCCTGTGCCAATGCGAGAGCGCTATGCGGCCCATTTGCAGAACATCATGCCGGAGTGCGCGGGACTGTTGATCACCCTGGATTACGATCAGGCGCAAATGCCCGGGCCACCGTTTTCCGTCGGGGATGACGAAGTGCAGCGGCTGCTGGGAGATGCCTGGCGGCTGGAGGTTTTGCAGGAGCAGGATGTGCTGGGTGAGAGCTGGAAGTTCTTGCAGGCTGGGGTGACGCGGCTGGATGAGCGGGTGTATCGGATTTCCATGGGTTAAGGGGGCTCTTTACGGATGCGGGTGTATATCCGTTGCTGCGGTAACGGCCACTGGCGGTTCCGCTCTTACAGCGGGTCACTTTTGGAAGAGCGGGGGGAGAGCGCCAAAAGTAACCAAAAGCGCTTTGCCCCACCACTTGGTGCCCACTGCGCAATGCCTGCGTTCGGCCAGCGTGGTTAACGGGGCGCCGAAGATCAAAAGCCGAAGCGAGGCGGCCTTATAGCCGACCTAGTTCGGAGTGAACGCGTTCCTCCTGTGGGAGCGAGCTTGCTCGCGAAGGCGACGTCACTGTTGATGAAGATGTTGAATGGGCTGGCCTCATCGCGAGCAAGCTCGCTCCCACAGTTTTTTGTGTCGTATGCAGATGCTGTGAACACCCACAACCCCCATGTGGGAGCGAGCTTGCTCGCGATAGCGGTGGTTCAGCCACATAGATGCTGGATATACCCTGCTCTTGCTCTGCTTTAGATCTTGATCTTGATCTTGATCTGGAGGCCCCGTTAAACCACGCTGGCCGAACGCAGGCATTGCGCAGTGGGCATCCCGGCATGGATGCCGGGATAGCCGCGCTGGGCCATGGATGGCCCTTCGCGGCGGGCCCACGGAGCAATGCCGGAGTGAGGGCATGCCGAGCCTAGGCGAGGCACCGAGTGGTGGGGCTAAAGCGTTTTGCTTACTTTTGCGCTTCTCAAAAGTGAGCCGCTGTAAGAGCGGAACCGTAAGTAGCCGTTACCGAAGAAACGGATATACACACGAACTATAACCATAAATACGTGCCCCAAAAAAACGGCGCTTCCCCCCGCAGGAAGAAGCACCGTTTTTTCTTAGAGTGAACAGCTTTGCCGCAGGTCTACAAAGCCTGCACGATTAGCCGCGACGACGCAGTGCGTCAATACGCTCTTCCAGCGGCGGATGACTCATGAACATGCGCGCCAGGCCCTGTTTGACGCCACCGTTGATACCAAAGGCATTCAGGGTGTCGGGCATGTGGACTGGCAAGCCTTGCTCGGCGCGCAGGCGTTGCAGGGCGCCGATCATGGCGCTGGTGCCCGCCAGGCGTGCACCAGCGTCGTCAGCCCGGAACTCGCGTTTGCGCGAGAACCACATGACGATGGCGCTGGCGAGAATGCCCAGCACCAGCTCGGCAAAAATGGTTGCCACGTAATAGGCGATACCCTGGCCTTCTTCATTCTTGAAGATCACCTTGTCGACGAAGTTGCCGATGATGCGGGCGAAGAACATCACGAAGGTGTTCACTACGCCCTGGATCAACGCCAGGGTCACCATGTCGCCGTTGGCGACGTGGCCGATCTCGTGGGCCAGCACCGCCTTGACTTCATCGGGTGAAAACCGCTCGAGCAGACCCTGGCTGACTGCGACCAGTGCATCGTTCTTGTTCCAGCCGGTGGCGAAGGCGTTGGCCTCGTAGGCCGGGAAAATCCCGACTTCCGGCATTTTGATACCGGCTTCGCGAGACAGCTGCTCGACGGTTTGCAGCAGCCATTGTTCGTGGCGAGTGCGCGGCTGGCTGATGATCTGGGTGCTGGTGCTCATCTTCGCCATCCACTTGGAGATGAACAGCGAGAACAGGGAACCGGCGAAACCGAACACCGCACAGAAGATCAGCAGCTGATTGAGGTTGAGGTCAACCCCATTGGCCGCCATGAACCCGTTGAAGCCAAAAAGGCTCAGGGTGATGCTGGCAATCAGCACGACCGCCAGGTTAGTGGCCAAAAACAGCAGGATGCGCATCATGGTTGTGGAAATCTCCTCATGCTAAAAATGTAGCGTCATGCGGGGTATATAAGGTGCCGCCGCAGGCTATTCAACTCACTGACTATTTCAAACTGTGTCCTACAGGCGTCCTAAATGTTTGAAAGACTTTTCTGAAAGTGATCGTGGAAAAGAAATGTAGTGCCTGTACCCCGTGAACGTTGAGCCCGGGCGCCCCTCGGCTGCCCAGCCCCCAGTGTAGAAGGCCGGCCGGAACTGGCGGAACAGATATGTTGCTGAATCAAACAGCGTGCGAGGCAAGGACGTCTCGCACGCCGTGGGGTTTACTGGCGGTAGGACTTGAGGAAGTTGCCGATGCGACCGATAGCCTGGTCGAGATCATCGACCCGCGGCAGGGTCACGACGCGGAAGTGATCCGGCCACGGCCAGTTGAAAGCAGTGCCTTGGACCACCAGCAGTTTCTCGGACAGCAGCAGGTCGAGTACGAACTTTTCATCGTTGTGGATCGGGCAGACCTTCGGGTCGATCCGCGGGAAGGCATACAGCGCACCCATCGGCTTGACGCAGCTGACGCCGGGAATGTCGTTGAGCAGTTCCCAGGTACGGTTGCGTTGTTCCAGCAAGCGGCCCTGGGGCAGGACCAGATCGTTGATGCTCTGGTAGCCGCCTAGCGCGGTCTGGATCGCGTGTTGGCTCGGGACGTTGGCACACAGGCGCATGTTGGCCAGCATGTCGATGCCTTCGATATAGCTCTGGGCGTGATGCTTGGGCCCGGTAATGACGATCCAGCCGGAGCGGAAACCGGCGACCCGATAGGACTTGGACAGGCCGTTGAAGGTCAGGCACAGCAGGTCCGGTGCCAGGGAGGCGGTGCAGATGTGCACGGCATCGTCGTAGAGGATCTTGTCGTAGATCTCGTCGGAAAACACCACCAGGTTGTGCTGGCGGGCCAGTTCCAGCATGCCCAGCAGCACTTCCCTGGAGTACACCGCGCCGGTCGGGTTGTTCGGGTTGATGATCACCAGCGCCTTGGTATTGGGCGTGATCTTGGCCTTGATATCCGCCAGGTCAGGGAACCAGTTGGCCTGCTCGTCGCACAGGTAATGCACCGGGTTACCGCCGGACAGGCTCACGGCGGCGGTCCACAATGGGTAGTCCGGCGCCGGCACCAGCACTTCATCGCCGTTGTTGAGCAGGGCCTGCATCGACATCACGATCAGCTCGGAAACGCCGTTACCCAGGTAGATGTCTTCGATACCGACACCTTCGACCTGCTTCTGCTGGTAGTACTGCATCACAGCCTTGCGGGCGCTGAACAGGCCCTTGGAATCGCTGTAGCCCTGGGCGGTTGGCAGGTTGCGGATGACGTCCTGGAGAATTTCATCGGGCGCTTCGAAACCAAAGGGGGCCGGGTTGCCGATGTTCAGCTTGAGGATGCGATGGCCTTCCTCTTCCAGGCGTTTGGCGTGCTTGAGCACCGGGCCGCGAATGTCGTAGCAGACGTTGGCGAGCTTGTTCGATTTGCTGACCTGCATGGCGATGTGTTCCCGAAAATGAACGATCCAGGCGGCGTATGAACTACCGTACTGGGGATCCTGCGTCTGTGCCCAGGCCTGACGCGGTACATGCGTGACAATCCGTTTGAATGCGCATGACGTGACTGCCAGACTGGCGTCTGACGAGGCGCAATCATACGTGCCGCCCGATCTGCTTAAAAGCGTCGGATCGGGCTTTTTCAATTGCCGAGGTAGGACGATGGAAAAGTTGGAAAGAACCCTTGAAGAATGGCGCGCCATGCTCGACCCGGAGCAGTACAACGTCTGTCGGTTGAAGGGCACCGAACGGCCATTCTCCGGTAAATACAACGCCACCAAGACCGACGGTGTGTACCACTGTATCTGCTGCAACGAACCGCTGTTCGATTCGCAGACCAAATTCGATTCCGGCTGTGGCTGGCCGAGTTTCTACGCGCCGATCGAGGGCAGCGCGGTGGTGGAGGTGCGCGATGTCAGCCACGGCATGATCCGCACCGAAGTGGTCTGCGCCCAATGCGACGCCCACCTGGGCCACGTCTTCCCTGACGGCCCGCCGCCCACGGGCCTGCGTTACTGCATCAACTCGGTGTGCCTGGATCTCGTGCCCCGCTAGGTACTGTTTGGATCGGGAACAGGCTCACCTGTGGCGAGGGAGCTTGCTCCCGCTGGGCGGCGTAGCCGCCCCCAATAAGGGTTGACGCGGTCTTCCAGGGCAATCGCGTCAGCCCGGTTTACGACGGCTGCGCCGCCGAGCGGGAGCAAGCTCCCTCGCCACATGAGCACCTGCATTGTTCCTTCTGCGTGAATAAGACTCCAATAATTAAATTGCACACAATTGAATCGTTCGCTACCTTAACCGTCTGTCCCATACCTTCGGAGCCTTGCCATGAGCGACAACCTGCTGAGCATCCCGTGCACCACCATCAAGGGTGAGCAAAAGACCCTCGCCGATTTCGCTGGCAAGGCGGTGCTGGTGGTCAATACCGCCAGCCAGTGCGGGTTCACCCCGCAATACAAGGGGCTCGAGGCGCTGTGGCAGACCTACAAGGACCAGGGCCTGGTGGTGCTGGGCTTCCCTTGCAATCAGTTCGGCAAGCAAGAGCCGGGCAACGAGGGGGCGATTACCGAGTTTTGCGAGCTGAACTTCGGCGTTAGTTTTCCGCTGTTCAAGAAAATCGAAGTCAACGGTGCCAACGCCCATCCCCTGTTTGTCCAACTGAAGCAGCGGGCGCCTGGCGTGCTGGGGTCCAAAGGGATCAAGTGGAACTTCACCAAGTTCCTGATCGGCAAGGACGGTCAGGTGGTCAAGCGGTTCGCCCCGACCACCAAACCCCAAGACCTGACCGGCGAGATTGAAGCGCTGCTCAAATGAATGACCTGTCAGTCGACTCGCTGAAGCTCGACAGCCAGTTGTGCTTCAAGCTGTACGCTGCATCCCGTGCGGTGATTCGTGGCTACAAGCCGATGTTGGATCAGCTCGGTCTGACCTACCCGCAATACCTGGCGATGCTGGTGCTGTGGGAATGGCAGGAGACCGCGCCGGAACAACCCACGGTCAAGGCCCTGGGCGAGCGGCTGCTGCTGGATTCGGGCACGCTGACGCCGCTGCTCAAGCGCCTGGAACAACTGGATCTGGTCCATCGCCAGCGTTCGGCCCGCGACGAGCGGGAGGTACACTTGAGTCTGTCGGTGGCAGGTCGGGCTTTGCGTGAACAGGTCGGCCCGCTCAAGGCCCGCCTGTTGTGCGACAGCGGGATTGACCTGGACCGCCTGGCGAGTTTGCGCGACGGTCTCGATCATCTGCTGGGACAGATCAAAGCGCTGACGTAGTGGGTACCCACTGATCCAGTAGCGCCGCCAGTTCTTCGCGGCGGAACGGCTTGGACAAGTAATCGCTCATGCCCGCAACCCGGCAGCGCTCGCGTTCCTCGGGCATGGCGTTGGCCGTCAGCGCGACAATCGGCAGGTTCGGCCAGCGCCCACTTCGTCGAATCTGCCGACTGGCTTCGTACCCGTCCATTACTGGCATGTTGCAGTCCATCAGCACCAAGTCGAAAACCTGCTGTTCAAGTTGATCCAGGGCCTCGGCGCCATGGGCCGCGACGGTAACTTCGCAGCCGAGCTTGACCAGCATGCCCTTGGCCACCAGTTGGTTGACCGGATTGTCCTCCACCAGCAACACCCGTCCGCGCTTGGACGGCGCCCGGGCTTCGATCTGCGCGTCATTGATGGTGGTGGCCTCGCTTCGCAGGGCGCGTCGCAGAATCTGGTACAGCGCGTGGCGTGCCAGCGGCCGGGCCTGTTGTATCAGGGGCGCGAGGGCGGCGGCTTCTTCGCTGGGCATGAAACTGCCGTAGGCGGTCACCAGCAGGATCGGAGCGTCGAAGGTTGGCCGCAGGTTGAACAGGCATTCCGGGCAGTCAGTGATCAGAATATCCGGCTTGAGCCCCAGCAGCCTGTCATCCACGGAGCGCCTTACATAGTCCAGTCCCCAGCCCGGCAGCAACATCTCAAGCAGCTCGGCCAGGCCACTGCTGGCGGAGGTGATGGCGACGACGTTGCCACTCAGGGGGGCGACAGGCGCCGCAGGGGTATGGCAAGGCAGGGGCAGATCTGCGCGGAACTGGCTGCCAAAGCCGGCTTCGGAACTGATGGTCAACCGACCCTGCATGGCTTCGCAGAGGTTGTAGGTCAGTGCCAGGCCAAGCCCTGTGCCACCAAACTGGCGGGTTATGCCGGCGCCTGCCTGGGTGAACGGTTGAAAAATTCTCGCTTGGGCTTCTTGAGGTATACCGATACCCGTGTCACAGACCTCGATCCGCACACCGCCGTCGTAGTGGCTCAACTTCACATCGACCCGGCCAAAGCGCGTGAACTTCAGCGCATTGGAAAGCAAGTTGCTGATGATCTGGCGCACTCGGGTCGGGTCGCCGATGACCTGTGCCGGGAACTGCGGGTCGATCAGGCAGGCCAGCTCGACGCTGGGGGCTGCGTTCTGGGAAAGTAGGTTGGCGGTATCCTCGACCAGGGAGCTGAGGTCGAAGGGGATGCGCTCGAGTTCCAATTGGCCGGCGTCGAATTTCGACAGGTCGAGAATGTCATTGAGCAATTCGACCAGCACCTTGCCCGAGTCGTGGGCAATCGATAGCTGCTGTTGTTGTTCGGCCGTCAGGGGGCCATCCAGGGACAGCGCGATCATCCCCAGCAGACCGTTGAGTGGCGTGCGGATCTCATGGCTCATGTTGGCCAGGAAGGCAGAGCGGGCTTCGGCCATGTCCAAGGCCGTGCGCCGGGCCACTTCCAGCTCGTCGTTGGATTGGCTGAGGCGGGCGTTGATGGCCTTGAGTTCGGCGGTGCGAGCCGAGACGATGTTTTCCAGCTGTGCCAGGTATTCGGTGAGACGATTTTCGGCCGTGCGCCGCTGCTGGATTTCGGTAGAGATATTTTCGAACTGTTGGTTGGCGACCGACACCAGTACACCGATTTCATCGGACTGGTGGCCGGAAGGGCATTCCAGGCGGTTCTGTTCATTGCTGCTGGGATCGCGACTGCTCAGCTCGCGAATCACCCGGACCAGGGGCTTGGTCAGCATCACATAAAACAGCGCCAGCAACAGTCCGGTCAGGATCAGGCTGCGGGCAAAGCCGTTGAGCAACGTGACCTCGGCGCGGCGCAGGAAGCGACTGCCAAACGCATAGGTGTCGACGTCCAGCCGCAACAGGCCCAAGGATTCGGCTGGCAGGTGGTCCAGGTAGAGTCGGTCTTCGAACTGGCGTTGGGCGCCGAACAGGAAGTCGCTGATGAACCGGTAACTGCTTTGCAGTTCTGGCCGTTTGACGCTGGCCAGCACGGTATTGTTATTGTCGATCAGCTCGGCGCCGATGATGGCCGGTGAACGCAACAGGCCCATGGACAGTTCCTGGGCAAGTTCGGAGTCGATGTTGTAGGCGATGCGCGAGGCCGGGTTGTGGCTGATTTCCAGCAACGACAGGATTTCACGGTTGATCGAGGCGTCTTCACTGGCATAATCGATGCCTATCTGCATCAGACTGAGCAAAGTGCCCAGCACGAAACCCACCAGAACGGTCAGTCGGGCCTGTTTATAAGACAGCCGTTGGGTGAATCTGATGTCCATGGAGTGATGAACCACTTACGTTTCCCTTCGCCGGTCAAGCATAGCTGATCATCTCTGAATACCGGTGCGGCCGGTGTGTGTTGTGTGGAATAGACCCGCCATTGGATACGACGTTTCGTTGCTGTAGCGCCATCATTACTGTGAACCTCTCCGAGGAGAAGACGTGGATTCCCGATTGAGTGCTTTTCTTGAGCGTGCCGACGCGGTGCTGGCGCGGATCGAGCCTTTGCTGCCGGCGACCCGCCCCGACATCGATTGGACCCAGACCCTGGCTGCCCGCTGGCAACGTGACGGGCGCAGCGGCTATTTGCTGCCGCTTCAGGTCAGTCTCGACATGCGCCTGTCGGACCTGATTGGCGTCGAGCGCCAGGTCGAACAATTGGGTCGCAATACCCGGCAGTTCATTGACGGCATGCCCGCCAACCATGCCTTGCTCTGGGGTTCGCGAGGCACCGGCAAGTCGTCCCTGGTGCGTGCGTTGCTGGCCGAACATGCCCAGCATGGCCTGCGGCTGATCGAGATCGAGCGCGATCACCTGGCCGATCTGCCCCGGGTGGTCGAGCAGGTCGCGAAACTGCCCCAGCGCTTCGTGCTGTTCTGCGATGACTTGTCGTTCGAGTCGGGTGAAGGCGATTACCGCGTGCTTAAAAGCGTGTTGGATGGTTCGCTCGAACAGGCGCCGGACAACGTGCTGTTGTACGCCACTTCCAACCGCCGCCATCTGGTGCCGGAAAAGGAAAGTGACAACGAGAACTGGAAGCGGGTCGACGGCGAGCTTCATCCCAGCGAAGCCGTGGAGGACAAAATCGCCTTGTCCGACCGTTTCGGGCTGTGGTTGTCGTTTTATCCGTTTACCCAGGAGCATTTCCTCAATGTGGTGGAGCACTGGATCGGCGAGTTGGCGGCCAAGGCCGGGCTGGCCTGGCAGCGCGACGAGGCGCTGGACATCCAGGCGGTGCGCTGGGCCACTGGACGCGGCAACCGCAACGGACGGTGCGCTTATCAGTTTGCCCGTTACTGGGTGGGCTTGAAACTGCTGGAGCACAAGGCATGATCGATTTGAAGAATACGGGCGAAGGCCTCGACGGCTACGGCTTGTTATTGGCACAGCTGGAGTCCTTGCTGGCCGATGAGCGCGATTTCATTGCCAACGCCGCGCAATTCTCGGCTTTTCTGTTCAGTCAGCTGGACGACTTGAACTGGGCCGGTTTTTACCTCAATCGCAACGATGAGCTGGTGCTGGGTCCGTTCCAAGGCCAGATTGCCTGTGTGCGGATTCCTTTCGGTCGCGGCGTGTGCGGCACCGCTGCGGCGACGCGTCAGACCCAACGTGTCGAAGATGTCCATGCCTTCGCTGGCCACATCGCTTGCGACAGCGCCTCGAACAGCGAGCTGGTGGTGCCGCTGGTCAAGGATGGGCGCCTGATTGGCGTGCTCGACCTGGACAGTCCGAAACTGGCGCGC
This genomic window contains:
- a CDS encoding class III extradiol ring-cleavage dioxygenase, with amino-acid sequence MLPSLFISHGSPMLALEPGESGPALTRLAAQLPRPKAIVIVSAHWESNELVVSANPQPRTWHDFGGFPPALYEVQYPAPGDPQLAARVAELLNAAHLPARLDPQRPSDHGVWVPLSLMYPEADIPVVQISLPSRQGPALQTQVGQALASLRQQGVLLIGSGSITHNLGDLDWNAGPESIEPWAKSFRDWIVEKLAANDEAALHDYRHQAPNAVRSHPSDEHLLPLYFARGAGGTFSVTHAGFTMGTLGMDIYRFD
- a CDS encoding thiopurine S-methyltransferase; the protein is MEPEFWHKRWSSNQIGFHLPDVNPYLQHFWPQLGLAQGSRVLVPLCGKTLDLLWLAHQGYSVLGVELSEKAIVDFFLEHQLEPSVDEEGAFKVFRAGDIEIRCGDFFALGTQEVAGCTALYDRAALIALPVPMRERYAAHLQNIMPECAGLLITLDYDQAQMPGPPFSVGDDEVQRLLGDAWRLEVLQEQDVLGESWKFLQAGVTRLDERVYRISMG
- the htpX gene encoding protease HtpX, whose protein sequence is MMRILLFLATNLAVVLIASITLSLFGFNGFMAANGVDLNLNQLLIFCAVFGFAGSLFSLFISKWMAKMSTSTQIISQPRTRHEQWLLQTVEQLSREAGIKMPEVGIFPAYEANAFATGWNKNDALVAVSQGLLERFSPDEVKAVLAHEIGHVANGDMVTLALIQGVVNTFVMFFARIIGNFVDKVIFKNEEGQGIAYYVATIFAELVLGILASAIVMWFSRKREFRADDAGARLAGTSAMIGALQRLRAEQGLPVHMPDTLNAFGINGGVKQGLARMFMSHPPLEERIDALRRRG
- a CDS encoding pyridoxal phosphate-dependent aminotransferase, translated to MQVSKSNKLANVCYDIRGPVLKHAKRLEEEGHRILKLNIGNPAPFGFEAPDEILQDVIRNLPTAQGYSDSKGLFSARKAVMQYYQQKQVEGVGIEDIYLGNGVSELIVMSMQALLNNGDEVLVPAPDYPLWTAAVSLSGGNPVHYLCDEQANWFPDLADIKAKITPNTKALVIINPNNPTGAVYSREVLLGMLELARQHNLVVFSDEIYDKILYDDAVHICTASLAPDLLCLTFNGLSKSYRVAGFRSGWIVITGPKHHAQSYIEGIDMLANMRLCANVPSQHAIQTALGGYQSINDLVLPQGRLLEQRNRTWELLNDIPGVSCVKPMGALYAFPRIDPKVCPIHNDEKFVLDLLLSEKLLVVQGTAFNWPWPDHFRVVTLPRVDDLDQAIGRIGNFLKSYRQ
- the msrB gene encoding peptide-methionine (R)-S-oxide reductase MsrB; its protein translation is MEKLERTLEEWRAMLDPEQYNVCRLKGTERPFSGKYNATKTDGVYHCICCNEPLFDSQTKFDSGCGWPSFYAPIEGSAVVEVRDVSHGMIRTEVVCAQCDAHLGHVFPDGPPPTGLRYCINSVCLDLVPR
- a CDS encoding glutathione peroxidase, with amino-acid sequence MSDNLLSIPCTTIKGEQKTLADFAGKAVLVVNTASQCGFTPQYKGLEALWQTYKDQGLVVLGFPCNQFGKQEPGNEGAITEFCELNFGVSFPLFKKIEVNGANAHPLFVQLKQRAPGVLGSKGIKWNFTKFLIGKDGQVVKRFAPTTKPQDLTGEIEALLK
- a CDS encoding MarR family transcriptional regulator, which translates into the protein MNDLSVDSLKLDSQLCFKLYAASRAVIRGYKPMLDQLGLTYPQYLAMLVLWEWQETAPEQPTVKALGERLLLDSGTLTPLLKRLEQLDLVHRQRSARDEREVHLSLSVAGRALREQVGPLKARLLCDSGIDLDRLASLRDGLDHLLGQIKALT
- a CDS encoding response regulator produces the protein MDIRFTQRLSYKQARLTVLVGFVLGTLLSLMQIGIDYASEDASINREILSLLEISHNPASRIAYNIDSELAQELSMGLLRSPAIIGAELIDNNNTVLASVKRPELQSSYRFISDFLFGAQRQFEDRLYLDHLPAESLGLLRLDVDTYAFGSRFLRRAEVTLLNGFARSLILTGLLLALFYVMLTKPLVRVIRELSSRDPSSNEQNRLECPSGHQSDEIGVLVSVANQQFENISTEIQQRRTAENRLTEYLAQLENIVSARTAELKAINARLSQSNDELEVARRTALDMAEARSAFLANMSHEIRTPLNGLLGMIALSLDGPLTAEQQQQLSIAHDSGKVLVELLNDILDLSKFDAGQLELERIPFDLSSLVEDTANLLSQNAAPSVELACLIDPQFPAQVIGDPTRVRQIISNLLSNALKFTRFGRVDVKLSHYDGGVRIEVCDTGIGIPQEAQARIFQPFTQAGAGITRQFGGTGLGLALTYNLCEAMQGRLTISSEAGFGSQFRADLPLPCHTPAAPVAPLSGNVVAITSASSGLAELLEMLLPGWGLDYVRRSVDDRLLGLKPDILITDCPECLFNLRPTFDAPILLVTAYGSFMPSEEAAALAPLIQQARPLARHALYQILRRALRSEATTINDAQIEARAPSKRGRVLLVEDNPVNQLVAKGMLVKLGCEVTVAAHGAEALDQLEQQVFDLVLMDCNMPVMDGYEASRQIRRSGRWPNLPIVALTANAMPEERERCRVAGMSDYLSKPFRREELAALLDQWVPTTSAL
- a CDS encoding ATP-binding protein; amino-acid sequence: MDSRLSAFLERADAVLARIEPLLPATRPDIDWTQTLAARWQRDGRSGYLLPLQVSLDMRLSDLIGVERQVEQLGRNTRQFIDGMPANHALLWGSRGTGKSSLVRALLAEHAQHGLRLIEIERDHLADLPRVVEQVAKLPQRFVLFCDDLSFESGEGDYRVLKSVLDGSLEQAPDNVLLYATSNRRHLVPEKESDNENWKRVDGELHPSEAVEDKIALSDRFGLWLSFYPFTQEHFLNVVEHWIGELAAKAGLAWQRDEALDIQAVRWATGRGNRNGRCAYQFARYWVGLKLLEHKA
- a CDS encoding GAF domain-containing protein: MIDLKNTGEGLDGYGLLLAQLESLLADERDFIANAAQFSAFLFSQLDDLNWAGFYLNRNDELVLGPFQGQIACVRIPFGRGVCGTAAATRQTQRVEDVHAFAGHIACDSASNSELVVPLVKDGRLIGVLDLDSPKLARFTEHDQAGIEQLAAIFLRLTDC